One genomic window of Anaerolineales bacterium includes the following:
- a CDS encoding MFS transporter, producing the protein MSRRDHRLNWLGFLTDYTFFSIGLTFAGLSTTLPAFASRLTDSPAMIGLVGALWHGGWLLPQIFAANFLSTAPRKLPAIKLLGWIGRPVFLAFGVFLFLHGAALPGLILGLLFFSSFHFAFMDSIAGVAWFDVLGKSFSHRERGRVIGTGQALSGLVSIGAGGIIGWILRSSALAYPFNYALILILASLCFLIALGGMYLVREPVEPVASERQRMVEYLPRLVKLIQTDRAFLRVNASRILIACCGLASPFFAVYAIKDLGIAEANVGYFAIAQTIGSALAGLVFGWVADRRGSHMVIRIVGGVYLLAPCLVLAAGIPAGLGSALPVILVTAAFLFLGLGDGSIMLGFLNYVLEISPSDQRPVYVGLTNTITGVIVLYPFIGGTLADAGGYPMVFALAAAGIAAGWLTGASLPGRAEASASGMESLGEGTAG; encoded by the coding sequence TTGTCCCGACGCGACCACCGACTCAATTGGTTGGGATTTCTCACCGATTACACTTTCTTCTCGATCGGGCTGACCTTCGCCGGGCTCAGCACCACCCTGCCCGCCTTCGCCTCGCGCCTGACGGACAGCCCCGCGATGATCGGCCTGGTGGGAGCCCTCTGGCACGGCGGATGGCTGCTGCCCCAGATCTTCGCCGCCAATTTTCTTTCCACCGCTCCCCGCAAGCTGCCGGCGATCAAACTGCTCGGATGGATCGGCCGGCCCGTATTCCTCGCGTTCGGCGTGTTCCTCTTCCTGCACGGAGCCGCCCTGCCCGGGTTGATCCTCGGACTGTTGTTTTTTTCCAGTTTCCATTTCGCCTTTATGGATTCGATCGCCGGCGTGGCTTGGTTCGATGTGCTTGGAAAATCGTTTTCGCACCGCGAGCGCGGGCGGGTGATCGGGACCGGTCAGGCGCTGTCGGGTTTGGTGTCGATCGGGGCCGGAGGAATCATCGGATGGATTCTGCGGTCCTCCGCATTGGCCTATCCCTTCAATTATGCGTTGATCCTGATCCTGGCCTCGCTCTGCTTCCTGATCGCGCTGGGAGGCATGTACTTGGTCCGCGAACCGGTGGAACCGGTGGCGTCCGAGCGGCAGAGAATGGTCGAATACCTGCCCCGGCTGGTAAAGTTGATCCAAACCGACCGCGCGTTTCTGAGGGTGAACGCCTCGCGGATCCTGATCGCCTGTTGCGGCCTGGCTTCGCCCTTCTTCGCCGTGTACGCCATCAAGGACCTTGGGATCGCCGAGGCCAATGTCGGCTATTTCGCGATCGCCCAGACTATCGGAAGCGCGCTGGCCGGATTGGTGTTCGGATGGGTCGCCGACCGCCGGGGATCCCACATGGTAATCCGGATCGTGGGCGGAGTGTATCTGCTGGCTCCGTGCCTCGTCCTGGCGGCCGGAATCCCGGCCGGGCTGGGATCGGCGCTTCCGGTGATTCTGGTCACGGCGGCCTTTCTGTTCCTGGGGCTGGGCGACGGATCGATCATGCTGGGTTTTCTCAACTACGTCCTTGAGATCTCGCCTTCGGACCAGCGCCCGGTGTATGTCGGGTTGACAAACACGATCACCGGCGTGATCGTCCTGTATCCATTCATCGGCGGAACCCTGGCCGACGCGGGCGGGTATCCGATGGTGTTCGCGCTGGCGGCCGCCGGCATCGCCGCCGGATGGTTGACGGGAGCCTCCTTGCCGGGGCGGGCGGAGGCATCTGCAAGCGGCATGGAAAGCCTCGGGGAAGGAACTGCCGGATAA
- a CDS encoding single-stranded DNA-binding protein: MSRSLNKVMIIGYLGRDPEMRYTSSGKPVTTFSVATNRVWSSSSGERHEETEWFTVVSWGNLAEICKQHLSKGSQVYVEGRLQTRRWEDADGKKHAAVEIVAGEMIQLGEKRDASGSANYPAVEEDYPF; encoded by the coding sequence ATGTCAAGAAGCCTAAACAAAGTGATGATCATCGGGTACCTCGGCCGGGATCCGGAGATGCGCTACACCTCGTCCGGAAAGCCGGTCACCACGTTTAGCGTGGCGACCAACCGAGTCTGGAGCAGTTCCAGCGGCGAACGCCACGAGGAAACCGAGTGGTTCACCGTTGTGTCCTGGGGAAATTTGGCCGAGATCTGCAAACAGCATCTCAGCAAGGGGTCCCAGGTCTATGTCGAAGGCCGCCTGCAAACCCGCCGCTGGGAAGACGCCGACGGAAAAAAGCACGCGGCCGTCGAGATCGTAGCCGGCGAAATGATCCAACTCGGCGAAAAACGGGATGCCTCCGGCTCGGCCAACTACCCGGCGGTCGAAGAGGACTATCCCTTTTAG
- a CDS encoding fused MFS/spermidine synthase produces MNPSSRFLSLAVFVSGMTALAVELAASRLLGNVFGTSNLVWANIIGLILVYLTAGYFLGGRWADRNPNPVIFYRIMAWAALTTGAVPVVSRPVLLAAAAAVEKLDAAVVLGSFAAVLVLFSVPVTLMGCISPFAIRLAIRDVSRAGNISGRLYAISTLGSIVGTFLPVLWLIPSIGTARTFFVFAALLLLVALAGLWRTDRRAAVRGLWMPLVLLLLYAVGTGHPIKNTPGQIFERESAYNYIQVVERDGVRYLHLNEGEGMHSVYAPALLLTGGTWDYFLAAPFFNDPPRDPAQVASLAIVGLAAGTSANQYTQVYGPIPIEGYEIDPAILEVGREFFGMTQPNLTALAVDGRWGLAHSRRIFSVIAIDAYRPPYIPPHLTTREFFETVRARLASDGVVTINVARLPDDRRLIEGLAATLQAVFPSVYVADVPFSMNSILFATVRPTGVQNLLDNYKALAAAGGIRSELLTVLEWTIQNLQPTPEGGRVFTDDWAPIELLTNAMVVQFVLSGRLPQLAPQ; encoded by the coding sequence ATGAATCCATCGTCGCGCTTCCTATCGCTGGCCGTCTTCGTCTCCGGCATGACCGCCCTGGCGGTGGAACTGGCCGCGTCGAGGCTGCTCGGCAACGTTTTCGGAACCAGCAACTTGGTCTGGGCCAACATCATCGGGCTGATCCTCGTCTACCTCACCGCCGGATACTTCCTCGGCGGGCGCTGGGCGGACCGCAACCCCAACCCGGTCATTTTTTACCGGATCATGGCCTGGGCGGCGCTGACCACCGGCGCGGTGCCCGTCGTCAGCCGGCCGGTCCTGCTGGCGGCCGCTGCGGCGGTGGAAAAGCTCGACGCGGCGGTCGTGCTGGGGTCCTTCGCGGCGGTGCTGGTGCTCTTTTCGGTGCCGGTGACGCTGATGGGTTGCATCTCCCCCTTCGCCATCCGGCTGGCGATCCGCGACGTGAGCCGCGCCGGTAACATCTCCGGCCGGCTGTATGCGATTTCCACACTCGGATCGATCGTCGGCACCTTTTTGCCCGTGCTGTGGCTGATCCCCTCGATCGGAACCGCGCGCACCTTCTTCGTCTTCGCAGCCTTGCTCCTGCTGGTGGCGCTTGCCGGTTTGTGGCGGACCGACCGGCGCGCCGCCGTGAGGGGCTTGTGGATGCCGCTGGTCCTGCTCCTCCTGTATGCGGTCGGCACGGGACACCCGATCAAAAATACGCCCGGCCAGATCTTCGAACGCGAATCCGCCTACAACTACATCCAGGTGGTGGAACGGGACGGCGTACGCTACCTTCATTTAAATGAGGGCGAAGGCATGCATTCGGTCTACGCCCCGGCGCTGCTGCTGACCGGGGGGACCTGGGATTATTTCCTAGCCGCCCCGTTTTTCAACGATCCCCCGCGCGATCCGGCGCAGGTCGCCTCCTTGGCTATCGTCGGGCTGGCGGCCGGCACCTCCGCCAACCAATACACGCAGGTCTACGGTCCGATCCCGATCGAAGGCTACGAAATCGATCCGGCAATCCTCGAAGTCGGCCGGGAGTTTTTCGGCATGACCCAGCCCAACCTCACGGCGCTGGCGGTGGACGGGCGCTGGGGGCTGGCCCACAGCCGGCGGATCTTCTCGGTGATCGCGATCGACGCCTACCGTCCGCCCTACATCCCGCCGCACCTGACGACCCGCGAATTTTTCGAGACCGTCCGCGCGCGGCTTGCGTCCGACGGCGTGGTGACGATCAACGTCGCCCGCCTGCCCGACGACCGCCGGCTGATCGAAGGGCTGGCCGCAACCTTGCAGGCGGTCTTCCCCAGCGTTTACGTGGCCGACGTCCCGTTCAGCATGAACAGCATCCTCTTCGCCACCGTCCGGCCCACCGGCGTCCAGAATCTGCTGGACAACTACAAAGCCCTGGCCGCCGCCGGAGGGATCCGATCGGAGCTGCTCACCGTCCTGGAATGGACGATCCAGAATCTGCAGCCCACGCCGGAGGGCGGCCGTGTGTTCACCGACGATTGGGCGCCGATCGAATTGCTGACCAACGCCATGGTTGTCCAATTCGTGCTTTCCGGGCGCCTGCCGCAGCTGGCTCCGCAATGA
- a CDS encoding class I SAM-dependent methyltransferase: protein MKSDIACRLADLNRAFYQTFAAPFSATRGRIQPGARRLLARIPPLSAVADLGCGNANAARWLAAHNPPCRYLGLDLSDPLLEIARSADFPFPAEFRQADFFESGWDRMPAAEPFGFVLAFAVLHHIPDAQRRLAFLRACRRMLVPGGWLFLSTWQFRRSPKLRMRTVAWEEIGLSESDVDSGDYLLDWRSEGRGLRYVHIVDERERSTLAEDSEFTETERFESDGEGGRLADYAVWTPV, encoded by the coding sequence ATGAAGTCCGACATCGCCTGCCGCCTCGCCGATCTTAATCGGGCATTCTATCAAACCTTCGCCGCGCCGTTTTCCGCCACGCGCGGTCGGATCCAACCCGGCGCCCGGCGGTTGCTGGCGCGGATTCCGCCCCTCTCCGCCGTCGCCGACCTCGGCTGTGGAAACGCAAACGCGGCGCGCTGGCTCGCCGCGCACAACCCTCCCTGCCGCTACCTCGGATTGGATCTCAGCGACCCGCTCTTGGAGATCGCCCGCAGCGCGGATTTTCCGTTTCCCGCGGAATTCCGGCAAGCGGATTTTTTCGAATCCGGATGGGACCGCATGCCGGCGGCGGAACCGTTCGGTTTCGTCCTGGCGTTCGCCGTCCTGCACCACATTCCCGATGCGCAAAGGCGCCTCGCATTCCTGCGTGCTTGCCGGCGCATGCTCGTTCCCGGCGGATGGTTGTTCCTCTCCACTTGGCAGTTCCGGCGCAGTCCGAAGCTGCGGATGCGGACCGTCGCCTGGGAAGAAATCGGACTATCGGAATCCGACGTCGATAGCGGGGATTACCTGCTGGATTGGCGGAGTGAGGGGCGCGGTCTGCGGTACGTGCACATCGTCGACGAGCGGGAAAGATCCACCTTGGCGGAGGATTCGGAATTCACGGAAACCGAACGCTTCGAATCCGACGGCGAGGGGGGAAGGCTTGCGGATTACGCGGTGTGGACTCCCGTCTGA
- a CDS encoding tRNA uridine(34) 5-carboxymethylaminomethyl modification radical SAM/GNAT enzyme Elp3: MSDFIPGDYTEEERRRLEAWKRTRDYTDPERRAAARAILLEMAGGGELRAALHRHPARGSYLSKDFLVAEYRRMAAAGELSADPGLLERLRMKPVRSLSGVATVSVLTRPYPCPGECVFCPDDARMPKSYIADEPGALRAAQNAFDPYRQAASRLTSLESVGHPTGKVELLILGGTWSAYPRDYRERFVQRLLDALNGEDSKSLADAQRRNECAPRRNVGLVVETRPDSVTADELRRMRTLGVTKIQVGVQSLDDRILGLNRRGHDAAESRRAFRRMRAAGFKIQAHWMPNLLGATPESDRADFARLFDDPEMRPDELKIYPTVLVRNSPLYAFFERGEYRPYSHAELVELMAAIKPTIPPYCRVNRLARDIPGHHVAAGSKRSNLREDAQRLLAARGLRCRCIRCREVREKKIMRQDLQLSDLAYEAGGALERFLSFVTPEEKLAGYLRLSLPRKRHPEIDWADLRDAAIIRDLHIYGQTLPLGESREGAAQHLGLGGDLLARAEEIARGSGFRALAVISAVGTREYYRERGFADGELYQVKPLS; encoded by the coding sequence ATGTCGGACTTCATACCCGGGGATTATACAGAAGAAGAACGGCGAAGGCTCGAGGCGTGGAAACGCACCCGGGATTACACTGATCCGGAGCGCCGGGCCGCCGCCCGCGCGATTCTGCTTGAGATGGCGGGCGGGGGCGAACTCCGCGCCGCGCTGCACCGCCATCCGGCGCGCGGGAGTTACCTGAGCAAGGATTTCCTCGTCGCCGAATACCGGCGGATGGCGGCGGCGGGCGAGTTGTCCGCCGATCCTGGCCTGTTGGAGCGCTTGCGGATGAAGCCGGTGCGCTCGCTTTCCGGGGTCGCCACCGTCAGCGTGCTCACCCGCCCCTACCCGTGTCCGGGGGAGTGCGTCTTCTGCCCGGATGATGCGCGCATGCCCAAAAGCTACATCGCCGACGAGCCGGGCGCCCTGCGCGCCGCACAGAACGCCTTCGATCCGTACCGCCAGGCCGCCAGCCGGCTAACGTCGCTCGAATCGGTCGGCCATCCGACCGGCAAGGTCGAGTTGCTGATCCTCGGCGGAACCTGGAGCGCCTATCCGCGGGATTACCGCGAACGCTTCGTCCAGCGCCTGCTGGATGCCCTGAACGGGGAAGACTCCAAATCCCTTGCCGACGCCCAGCGGAGGAACGAATGCGCCCCCCGGCGCAACGTCGGTCTGGTGGTGGAGACCCGACCGGATTCGGTTACGGCGGATGAATTGCGCCGCATGCGCACGCTGGGGGTGACCAAGATCCAGGTCGGCGTCCAAAGCCTCGACGACCGGATTCTCGGATTAAACCGCCGCGGGCACGACGCCGCCGAATCCCGCCGGGCCTTCCGCCGGATGCGCGCCGCCGGTTTTAAAATCCAGGCGCATTGGATGCCGAACCTGCTTGGGGCGACTCCCGAAAGCGACCGCGCGGATTTCGCCCGGCTGTTCGACGATCCGGAAATGCGGCCGGACGAGCTGAAGATCTATCCCACGGTCCTTGTCCGCAACAGCCCGCTGTACGCCTTTTTCGAGCGCGGCGAGTACCGCCCGTATTCCCACGCGGAACTGGTGGAATTAATGGCGGCGATCAAACCGACGATCCCGCCGTATTGCCGGGTCAACCGGCTGGCGCGGGATATCCCCGGGCATCACGTCGCGGCGGGATCGAAGCGCTCCAATTTGCGCGAGGACGCTCAGCGCCTGCTCGCCGCCCGCGGCTTGCGCTGCCGCTGCATCCGCTGTCGGGAAGTGCGCGAAAAAAAGATAATGCGCCAAGACCTGCAATTGTCGGACCTGGCCTACGAAGCGGGCGGGGCGCTGGAGCGGTTCCTTTCCTTCGTCACCCCCGAAGAAAAACTGGCCGGATACCTGCGGCTTTCGCTTCCCCGGAAGCGGCATCCGGAGATCGATTGGGCCGATTTAAGGGATGCCGCAATCATTCGCGATCTCCATATCTATGGACAAACGCTTCCGCTTGGGGAAAGCCGGGAGGGCGCCGCGCAGCACCTCGGCTTGGGCGGGGACCTGCTCGCGCGCGCGGAGGAGATCGCGCGCGGATCCGGTTTCCGCGCGCTGGCCGTCATTTCGGCGGTTGGGACGAGGGAATACTACCGGGAGCGGGGCTTTGCGGACGGGGAGCTATATCAGGTGAAGCCGCTCTCCTGA
- a CDS encoding TIGR01906 family membrane protein, producing the protein MKTAVRIFLTLAFPLVVFLAWVRIMLLPFFVEWEYRRPGFPPDSYGFTTQERIRWANISREYLLSDAGGDYFAGYRLANGSPLYNEREVEHMVDVQVLVRAARILLTALGLFFLAGCGFLLWKDRTLLRRTLAAAGIGTFGFLVAVLIVVGLAWDWAFVTFHHVFFTGETWLFPYTDTLIRLFPVTFWQDGFIAAAAGMLSTCLAVWFIAGILPRLWKRRKPAA; encoded by the coding sequence ATGAAGACCGCCGTACGAATCTTCCTAACCTTGGCTTTCCCGCTTGTAGTCTTCCTGGCCTGGGTTCGGATCATGCTGCTGCCATTTTTTGTGGAATGGGAATACCGCCGACCGGGATTTCCCCCCGACAGCTACGGGTTCACGACCCAGGAAAGAATCCGGTGGGCGAATATCTCGCGTGAATACCTGCTGTCGGATGCGGGCGGGGATTATTTCGCCGGCTACCGCCTGGCAAACGGATCGCCACTGTACAACGAACGCGAAGTCGAGCACATGGTCGACGTCCAGGTTCTGGTCCGCGCCGCCAGGATCCTCTTGACCGCTTTGGGGCTGTTTTTTCTTGCCGGATGCGGATTCCTGCTGTGGAAGGACCGGACGCTTCTCCGCCGCACCCTCGCCGCCGCCGGGATCGGGACCTTCGGATTCCTGGTCGCGGTCCTGATCGTCGTGGGGCTGGCCTGGGATTGGGCGTTTGTGACGTTTCACCACGTCTTTTTCACCGGCGAAACCTGGCTCTTTCCGTACACCGACACCCTCATCCGCCTGTTTCCGGTGACGTTCTGGCAGGACGGATTTATCGCGGCGGCGGCCGGCATGCTCTCCACCTGCCTGGCCGTCTGGTTCATCGCCGGCATCCTCCCGCGCCTGTGGAAAAGGCGGAAGCCGGCGGCCTGA
- a CDS encoding 30S ribosomal protein S18, with protein MDVGQETPRTEESTPSESSGGGGGGGGRGRGGYVRKPRVCQFCVEKINVIDYKQADMLRKFVMERGKIRPRRQTGTCALHQRALAVAVKRARHMALLPFADE; from the coding sequence ATGGACGTTGGGCAAGAAACCCCGAGAACGGAAGAATCAACTCCGTCTGAAAGCAGCGGCGGCGGAGGCGGAGGCGGCGGGCGCGGGCGCGGCGGATACGTCCGCAAGCCGCGCGTTTGCCAATTCTGCGTGGAGAAAATAAATGTGATCGATTACAAACAGGCGGATATGCTGCGCAAGTTCGTCATGGAGCGCGGCAAAATCCGGCCCCGGCGCCAGACCGGCACCTGCGCCCTGCATCAACGGGCCCTGGCGGTGGCGGTGAAGCGCGCCCGGCACATGGCCTTGCTGCCCTTTGCCGATGAATAA
- a CDS encoding GAF domain-containing protein — protein MAGSPSKTGNVRQPLPRVLVLADMPESGEWLVREVLLPRGFPAEVARPDSPPADVLAIDLTQLQGLQVTGLRQRRELGENAPAIVMASRINPELARDLFRLGVKDFLLKPCKPDDIVQSILNAFRQSAVQAGERQNVDELRSNIEQLRRRNEELRSLLDVGRAVTQTRQADLLLRQIVEAAAYLTGAEDAGIYMLEDSSGDIILRASKESQGGRAMTNRIPVSDEFVNQVLKSGQTVVRQKSGQVNLKVKTGYMVQTLANVPIWVEGHIGGVLGVYNRSAQVNFSEHHVQLLRGLAAWAGVALERLMRSPAGDAAPAGGTSPLPAAVSPAEFRQAMMTFIAEVAKVVGTNPNLPNRANLWKLRSQVEEWLKRIPAEAKTAPPASAGTEVFQYRKAIGEALLAVRQAAEMRKVPILTQLAGEFPNVFGNPQAAQSGLQTLFGWSIARSNRTPIDLVLFRLKGGEPSGPFAITHADKLPLGEWVVLSMVDSGPALTSDELAEIRRATAQMQPISPLGAANRQIRGGKGLLWVEESSEPVTIYVGFRAAG, from the coding sequence ATGGCTGGATCGCCGTCGAAAACCGGAAATGTCCGCCAACCCCTTCCGCGGGTGCTTGTCCTCGCGGATATGCCGGAATCCGGCGAGTGGCTGGTGCGCGAAGTGCTGTTGCCGAGGGGATTCCCGGCCGAAGTCGCCCGTCCGGATTCTCCGCCTGCCGACGTGTTGGCGATCGACCTGACCCAATTGCAGGGATTGCAGGTCACCGGTCTGCGCCAGCGGCGGGAGCTAGGCGAGAACGCTCCGGCCATCGTGATGGCCAGCCGGATCAATCCCGAACTTGCGCGCGACCTGTTCCGCCTCGGCGTCAAGGATTTCCTTCTCAAGCCCTGCAAGCCCGACGACATCGTCCAATCCATCCTGAATGCCTTCCGCCAGTCCGCCGTCCAGGCGGGAGAGCGGCAGAACGTGGATGAACTGCGCAGCAACATCGAACAGCTGCGCCGCCGCAACGAAGAATTGCGCTCCCTGCTCGACGTCGGCCGCGCGGTAACGCAAACCCGCCAGGCGGATCTGCTTTTGCGGCAGATCGTCGAGGCCGCCGCCTACCTGACCGGAGCCGAGGACGCGGGCATCTACATGCTCGAGGATTCCTCCGGCGACATCATCCTGCGGGCCAGCAAGGAATCCCAAGGCGGGCGGGCGATGACCAACCGCATCCCCGTCTCCGACGAATTCGTCAATCAGGTGCTCAAATCCGGCCAGACGGTCGTCCGCCAGAAGAGCGGACAGGTTAACCTGAAGGTAAAAACCGGGTACATGGTCCAGACCCTGGCGAACGTCCCGATCTGGGTCGAGGGGCATATCGGCGGCGTGCTGGGAGTCTACAACCGCTCGGCCCAGGTCAACTTCAGCGAGCATCACGTCCAATTGCTGCGCGGGTTGGCGGCCTGGGCCGGGGTGGCGCTGGAACGGCTGATGCGCTCGCCGGCCGGCGACGCGGCGCCCGCGGGAGGAACCTCGCCGCTTCCGGCGGCCGTATCTCCGGCGGAATTCCGCCAGGCGATGATGACCTTCATCGCCGAAGTGGCGAAAGTCGTCGGCACCAATCCGAACCTCCCCAACCGCGCCAACCTGTGGAAGTTGAGGTCCCAGGTCGAGGAATGGTTGAAGCGGATTCCGGCAGAGGCCAAGACCGCCCCGCCCGCGTCCGCCGGAACCGAGGTATTCCAATACCGCAAGGCGATCGGGGAAGCGCTGTTGGCGGTGCGCCAGGCGGCGGAAATGCGCAAGGTCCCGATCCTCACCCAGCTGGCCGGGGAATTTCCCAATGTGTTTGGCAATCCGCAGGCCGCGCAATCCGGTCTGCAAACTCTGTTCGGCTGGTCGATCGCCCGCAGCAACCGCACGCCGATCGACCTGGTGCTGTTCCGCCTAAAGGGCGGCGAACCGAGCGGGCCGTTCGCCATCACCCACGCCGACAAACTGCCGCTCGGCGAGTGGGTGGTGCTTTCGATGGTCGATTCCGGCCCGGCCCTCACGTCGGACGAGCTTGCGGAAATCCGCCGCGCAACCGCGCAAATGCAGCCGATCTCGCCCCTCGGGGCGGCCAACCGCCAGATCCGCGGGGGAAAAGGCCTCTTATGGGTGGAGGAGAGTTCGGAACCGGTGACCATCTACGTCGGATTCCGCGCGGCCGGATAA
- a CDS encoding M23 family metallopeptidase, producing MTACGAASSTPPAVSSPTNAFHPTGINLAGKRIATTPSATPTVTQPPAAATATQTATPSRTKNPHKYVFPVQPQEKADFAEGGHAYPATDIFTDVGSDFVAVTAGVVDFVRYKDIWDPVTDDPAVAGGLCVAIIGDDGVRYYGSHLSEIAVGIRPGARVEAGQLLGLTGTSGNARDTTPHLHFGISHPTYPEDWKTRRGELDPYPYLVAWSRGEEVTPRFPTPTLTLAA from the coding sequence TTGACGGCTTGCGGTGCAGCGTCATCAACTCCGCCGGCGGTATCGTCCCCAACGAACGCCTTTCATCCGACGGGCATCAACCTTGCCGGCAAACGGATTGCTACCACGCCCTCGGCGACGCCGACGGTAACGCAACCGCCCGCCGCAGCGACGGCCACGCAAACCGCCACCCCCTCCCGGACGAAGAATCCCCACAAGTACGTCTTCCCCGTCCAGCCGCAGGAGAAGGCCGATTTCGCCGAGGGCGGCCACGCTTACCCGGCCACCGATATTTTCACCGACGTCGGTTCGGATTTCGTGGCGGTGACGGCCGGGGTGGTGGATTTTGTCCGGTATAAAGATATTTGGGATCCGGTGACCGACGATCCGGCCGTCGCCGGCGGGCTGTGCGTCGCGATCATCGGCGACGACGGGGTCCGCTATTACGGATCGCATCTCTCGGAAATCGCGGTGGGCATCCGGCCGGGAGCACGGGTGGAGGCGGGCCAGCTCCTCGGCCTGACGGGGACCTCCGGAAACGCGCGCGACACTACGCCGCACCTGCACTTCGGGATCTCGCACCCCACGTACCCCGAGGATTGGAAAACCCGCCGCGGCGAACTTGATCCGTACCCATACCTGGTGGCTTGGTCGCGCGGGGAGGAGGTCACGCCGCGGTTTCCAACCCCGACGCTGACCCTGGCGGCCTGA
- a CDS encoding peptidylprolyl isomerase — translation MPSRPAKKSEALTRKQRRHLRRDQAQTRLVLAVSGVILALVVGVIGFGYVNTYFLRVNDPAAIVYGETITIGEVQKEIRYQRLQLVASYQRLNGAASAPLIDPADAAALRAQADQVKLTLSDDAALADQALTFLIDAAIARHEADLRGIIVYEEDIEAEVNSILGYIPAATLTAMPSPTKSRTPTVTATHTLTPTVTPGGPTLTPTSTETPTLTPTLTPTIGGTVTATRTSTLTPTATKIPTATPFTETAYQKYYQLYLTNIERQTGISEAEFRERVRNELFIRFVRDAVVADVKPVEEQVHLAQIVLNDETVAYRTLGRLLRGEPWNTVLQEVSVDEANKAKNGDIGWIPMSNPPTDLETQAFELEKGELSKVIQTEANTWVILKLLDKGPRPITGEKLEAAQNVAYQEWLNGIRNDTTIVDKKGVPDELIPSEPDIP, via the coding sequence ATGCCATCCAGACCGGCGAAAAAGAGTGAAGCCCTGACTCGAAAACAACGCCGCCACCTGCGGCGGGACCAAGCCCAAACCCGCTTGGTGCTGGCTGTCTCCGGTGTGATCCTCGCGCTGGTGGTGGGCGTGATCGGATTCGGGTACGTGAACACCTACTTTCTGCGCGTCAACGACCCCGCCGCGATCGTCTACGGCGAAACGATCACCATCGGAGAGGTTCAGAAGGAGATCCGCTATCAGCGCCTGCAATTGGTGGCTTCCTACCAGCGCTTGAACGGGGCCGCCAGCGCCCCCCTGATCGATCCGGCCGATGCCGCGGCCTTGCGGGCTCAGGCGGATCAGGTGAAGCTGACGCTTTCGGACGACGCCGCGCTGGCGGACCAGGCCTTGACGTTCCTGATCGACGCCGCCATCGCCCGGCATGAGGCGGACTTGCGCGGAATCATCGTCTACGAAGAGGACATCGAGGCGGAAGTGAATTCCATCCTGGGATACATCCCGGCCGCGACCCTCACGGCGATGCCCTCGCCCACCAAATCCCGCACGCCGACCGTGACCGCAACCCACACCCTTACCCCGACGGTCACTCCGGGCGGTCCAACCCTTACTCCGACGTCGACCGAGACGCCGACCCTGACCCCAACCCTTACGCCGACCATCGGCGGCACGGTGACGGCCACCCGCACTTCGACCCTGACCCCGACCGCGACCAAGATTCCCACCGCGACGCCCTTCACCGAGACGGCCTACCAGAAGTATTACCAGCTCTACCTCACCAACATCGAGCGCCAGACGGGCATCTCCGAGGCGGAGTTCCGCGAACGGGTGCGCAACGAACTGTTCATCCGTTTCGTCCGCGACGCGGTCGTGGCCGACGTGAAGCCCGTCGAGGAACAGGTTCACTTGGCGCAGATCGTGCTGAACGACGAAACCGTCGCCTACCGGACGCTGGGACGCCTGTTGCGCGGCGAACCGTGGAACACCGTCTTGCAGGAAGTCTCCGTCGACGAGGCCAACAAGGCCAAGAACGGCGACATCGGCTGGATCCCCATGTCGAATCCGCCGACCGACCTGGAGACTCAGGCCTTCGAGCTGGAAAAGGGCGAGCTCAGCAAAGTGATTCAGACCGAGGCCAATACCTGGGTGATCCTTAAATTGTTGGATAAAGGCCCCCGGCCGATCACCGGCGAGAAGTTGGAAGCGGCGCAGAACGTAGCCTATCAGGAATGGCTGAACGGAATCCGCAACGACACGACCATCGTGGATAAGAAGGGGGTTCCCGATGAATTGATACCGTCCGAGCCGGATATTCCCTAG
- the rpsF gene encoding 30S ribosomal protein S6: MRNYEVGLIFHPDTNPQALDDLLNKIKGWVTEAGGTVAKVDTWGKRRLAYAIRKQRDGVYAFLYADMPGAVPATLERNLRLTESILRFAIIRTGS, translated from the coding sequence ATGCGCAACTACGAAGTCGGTTTAATTTTCCACCCGGATACCAATCCGCAAGCCCTTGACGATCTCCTTAATAAAATCAAAGGCTGGGTAACGGAGGCGGGAGGCACCGTCGCCAAGGTCGACACGTGGGGCAAACGGCGCTTGGCGTATGCCATCCGCAAACAGCGCGACGGCGTTTACGCCTTCCTGTATGCGGACATGCCCGGCGCGGTCCCGGCCACGCTCGAACGGAATCTGCGGCTGACGGAATCGATTCTGCGGTTCGCCATTATCCGTACCGGGAGTTAG